The Argentina anserina chromosome 3, drPotAnse1.1, whole genome shotgun sequence genome includes a region encoding these proteins:
- the LOC126787310 gene encoding protein NUCLEAR FUSION DEFECTIVE 4-like — translation MGSNGGMSGGDFLQFSKQVITGRWFCVFASFLIMSGVGATYLFAAYSKAIKATLGYSQTEINTIGFAKDFGANVGIIAGLIGEVTPVWFGLLIGAAMNFVGYFMMWLAVTGRIDRPRVWHMCVYIFLGTNSQSFANTGALVTCVRNFPESRGAMIGLLKGYIGLSSAILTQIYLAIYGNDAKSLILLIAWLPAAVSVVFVYSIRPMKLTRQPNELNVFYHFLYMSILLALYLMAMNLLQRWTNFSQAAYAGSATVTVLLLLFPLGIAIREELVSWNQMKQPIDPPNEVKVENAAGLKLETKEEDTACFADICNKPPRGEDHSILQALFSFDMIILFVATACGLGSSLTAIDNLGQIGESLGYPTKTVSTFVSLVSIWSFFGRVFSGFFSESLLSRYGIPRPLVLTFSLLISCVGLLLIAFPTTGSVYAATIIIGFSFGAQMPLLFAIVSELFGLKRFSTLSNCVQLAMPLGSYLLGVQLTGKIYDKEATKELAKRGLIRSQVKELTCLGKNCYWLSFTTLAVVTFVGALSSLLLVYRTRDFYKGDIYKKYREEEAPIIGENKG, via the exons ATGGGCAGTAATGGAGGGATGTCAGGCGGGGATTTCCTCCAATTCTCGAAGCAAGTTATCACCGGAAGATGGTTCTGCGTTTTCGCTTCCTTCCTCATTATGTCCGGAGTTGGTGCCACATATCTTTTTGCTGCATATTCCAAAGCAATCAAGGCCACCCTTGGCTATAGCCAAACAGAAATCAACACTATAGGTTTCGCCAAAGATTTTGGTGCAAATGTTGGAATTATAGCAGGGCTAATTGGAGAAGTAACTCCGGTTTGGTTTGGTCTCCTGATCGGAGCAGCAATGAACTTTGTGGGCTACTTTATGATGTGGCTGGCCGTCACTGGAAGAATTGACAGGCCTAGGGTTTGGCACATGTGTGTGTACATATTCCTGGGTACTAACTCTCAAAGTTTTGCTAACACTGGAGCTCTTGTCACTTGCGTCAGAAACTTCCCAGAAAGCCGAGGTGCCATGATTGGTTTGCTGAAGGGTTATATTGGGCTCAGCTCCGCTATATTGACACAGATTTACTTGGCCATCTACGGCAATGATGCAAAATCGTTGATTCTACTTATTGCTTGGCTTCCGGCCGCGGTTTCAGTTGTTTTCGTCTACTCAATTCGTCCAATGAAATTAACCAGGCAACCCAATGAGCTTAATGTGTTTTACCACTTCCTCTACATGTCTATTTTACTTGCATTGTATCTAATGGCCATGAATCTACTCCAAAGATGGACTAATTTCTCCCAGGCCGCCTATGCTGGCAGTGCAACGGTTACTGTTCTTTTATTACTTTTCCCTCTTGGAATTGCCATTAGGGAAGAACTAGTGTCGTGGAACCAAATGAAACAACCTATTGATCCTCCAAACGAGGTCAAAGTAGAGAATGCAGCAGGACTGAAACTGGAGACAAAAGAGGAGGACACAGCCTGTTTTGCTGACATTTGCAATAAACCTCCAAGAGGTGAAGATCACAGCATTTTACAAGCACTCTTCAgctttgacatgatcattttgttCGTCGCAACAGCATGTGGACTTGGCTCTAGCCTGACGGCGATAGACAACTTGGGGCAAATCGGTGAGTCGCTTGGGTATCCCACTAAAACAGTGTCAACTTTTGTATCATTAGTTAGCATATGGAGTTTCTTTGGTAGAGTCTTTTCAGGGTTTTTCTCTGAAAGCCTACTATCGAGATACGGAATTCCTCGCCCCTTAGTAC ttacattttCTCTTCTCATATCATGTGTCGGGCTCCTTCTCATCGCCTTCCCCACCACTGGTTCTGTTTACGCGGCGACAATAATCATCGGGTTTTCATTTGGAGCTCAAATGCCATTGCTTTTCGCAATCGTTTCTGAGCTCTTTGGGCTCAAGCGGTTTTCGACCTTGTCCAATTGTGTGCAATTAGCGATGCCTTTGGGGTCTTATCTTCTAGGTGTGCAGCTCACCGGAAAGATTTACGATAAAGAAGCAACAAAAGAGCTAGCAAAGAGAGGACTGATTAGGTCACAAGTGAAGGAGCTGACTTGCCTTGGAAAAAACTGTTACTGGTTGTCTTTCACTACTTTAGCTGTGGTGACATTCGTTGGTGCTCTTAGTTCACTGCTTTTGGTGTATAGGACAAGAGACTTCTACAAAGGTGACATATATAAGAAGTATAGAGAGGAAGAAGCACCCATTATTGGTGAAAACAAAGGCTAG
- the LOC126788661 gene encoding protein NUCLEAR FUSION DEFECTIVE 4-like: MGCQFAVQVIKGRWFTVFASFLIMAGAGATYLFGSYSKDIKSTLGYDQSTLNLLGFFKDLGANVGVLAGLIGEVTPTWFVLLVGSAMNFVGYFMIWLAVTGKIAKPKVWQMCFYICVGANSQNFVNTGALVTCVKNFPESRGVMLGLLKGFTGLSGAIFTQIYLAIYPNDSKSLILLIGWLPTALSVIFVYTIRPMKVVRQQNELRVFYHFLYISLALGVFLMVMTLLERTITFSKAAYAGSTTVICMIMFMPLGIAIREELALWNLKKQLVDSPVVEVRINKQPNTIPEIPELDSIPPNSSSGQEKKAQITTANTSDTDTTCFCGDICNKPERGEDYTILQALLSVDMIILFIATFCGLGSSLTAIDNLGQIGEALGYPTKTVGTFVSLVSIWNYFGRVFSGFVSESLMVKWKIPRTLMMTFMLILSSIAYMSIAFPFPGSIYMASVMIGVSFGAQLTLLFTIISELFGLKYYATLFNCGQLASPLGSYILNVKVTGWLYDQEALKALTKKGMTRSSVKELICIGAQCYRISFTILAGITFLGALVSVVLVVRTREFYKGDIYKKYREDV; the protein is encoded by the coding sequence ATGGGATGCCAATTTGCTGTGCAGGTGATCAAAGGAAGATGGTTCACAGTGTTTGCATCGTTTCTGATCATGGCTGGGGCAGGTGCCACTTATCTGTTTGGTTCATATTCGAAAGACATCAAGTCCACTCTTGGCTATGATCAATCAACTCTCAACTTGCTTGGCTTCTTCAAGGACCTTGGTGCAAACGTGGGAGTCCTGGCAGGCCTAATAGGTGAAGTAACTCCAACTTGGTTTGTTCTCCTAGTTGGCTCTGCCATGAATTTTGTAGGGTATTTCATGATTTGGCTTGCTGTCACCGGAAAAATAGCCAAACCTAAAGTCTGGCAGATGTGCTTTTACATATGTGTTGGGGCCAATTCTCAGAATTTTGTAAACACAGGAGCTCTTGTCACTTGTGTCAAGAATTTCCCAGAAAGTAGAGGGGTCATGCTTGGTTTATTAAAGGGTTTTACAGGGCTTAGTGGTGCAATATTCACCCAAATTTACTTGGCCATTTACCCAAATGATTCGAAGTCTTTGATTCTCTTAATTGGTTGGCTTCCTACTGCTCTTTCAGTCATTTTTGTCTACACCATTCGCCCAATGAAAGTTGTCAGGCAACAAAATGAGCTCAGGGTCTTCTACCACTTCCTCTATATTTCACTTGCACTTGGAGTTTTCCTCATGGTTATGACTTTACTTGAAAGAACGATTACTTTCTCTAAGGCTGCCTATGCAGGAAGCACCACTGTTATTTGTATGATCATGTTCATGCCTCTTGGAATTGCAATCAGAGAAGAGCTTGCACTGTGGAATCTCAAGAAACAACTTGTTGATTCTCCAGTTGTGGAGGTGAGAATTAATAAACAACCAAACACAATTCCAGAAATTCCAGAATTAGATTCGATCCCACCCAATTCCTCATCAGGCCAGGAAAAGAAAGCACAGATTACTACTGCTAATACTAGTGACACTGACACTACATGTTTTTGTGGTGACATATGCAATAAACCAGAAAGAGGGGAAGACTATACAATATTACAAGCACTTTTGAGTGTGGATATGATTATTCTATTCATTGCAACATTCTGTGGCTTGGGGTCAAGTTTGACAGCAATAGACAATTTGGGGCAGATTGGTGAGGCTCTGGGATATCCCACAAAGACAGTAGGCACTTTTGTGTCATTAGTGAGCATTTGGAACTATTTTGGGAGGGTCTTTTCTGGTTTTGTATCTGAAAGCCTAATGGTGAAGTGGAAAATCCCTAGAACACTCATGATGACCTTCATGCTGATTCTATCATCTATTGCATATATGTCCATAGCCTTCCCATTTCCTGGTTCAATTTATATGGCTTCAGTCATGATTGGGGTTTCTTTTGGTGCTCAATTGACTCTGCTCTTCACCATCATATCTGAGCTATTTGGGCTCAAGTACTATGCTACATTGTTCAACTGTGGACAATTAGCGAGTCCTCTCGGGTCTTACATTCTCAATGTGAAGGTCACCGGGTGGCTCTATGATCAAGAAGCTCTGAAGGCGCTGACGAAGAAAGGGATGACAAGATCTTCAGTGAAGGAACTGATTTGTATTGGGGCTCAGTGTTATAGGATATCCTTTACAATTTTGGCAGGTATTACATTCTTAGGTGCTCTTGTTTCAGTGGTTCTGGTGGTTAGGACAAGAGAGTTCTACAAAGGTGATATATACAAGAAGTATAGAGAAGATGTATAA